The following are encoded in a window of Acidobacteriota bacterium genomic DNA:
- a CDS encoding carboxylate-amine ligase, protein MVEPSFTLGIEEELQVVDPETRKLRSHIQELFTEGETRLRDEIKREMHDSVIEVGTPICHNIQDARREVTRLRREIIRLTRENGLRIAAAGTHPSTHWSEIPIVEAPRYLKIISDLGMIARANLIFGLHVHVAVEDDETRIHLLNQARYFLPHILALSVNSPFWCGRETGWKSYRTKVFERFPRTGIPDPFRSWGEYKEFLDILIASDCLDDGKKIWWDLRIHPYFPTIEYRICDVPMRVEETICIAAIFQALTHTLWKLHRRNMSWRLYRRALIMENKNRAAKAGLDGKLVDFGLMTQVDTRSLIEELLELIAESARELGCLEEVQYAHEIMKMGPGADRQLRVWKETQSLEAVVDYIMAETERGITA, encoded by the coding sequence ATGGTCGAGCCATCGTTCACGCTCGGCATCGAAGAGGAGCTTCAGGTCGTCGATCCGGAGACGAGAAAACTCCGGTCCCACATTCAGGAGCTTTTCACCGAGGGCGAAACTCGACTTCGCGACGAGATCAAGCGGGAGATGCACGACTCGGTCATCGAAGTCGGTACGCCGATCTGTCACAACATTCAGGATGCGCGGAGGGAAGTGACCCGGCTTCGTCGCGAGATCATCCGGCTCACCAGAGAGAACGGGTTGAGAATCGCGGCTGCGGGCACCCATCCGTCGACCCACTGGTCGGAGATTCCGATCGTCGAGGCTCCGCGATATCTCAAGATCATCTCTGACCTCGGCATGATCGCCCGGGCGAATCTGATCTTCGGCCTTCACGTTCACGTCGCGGTAGAAGACGACGAGACGAGAATTCATCTGCTCAACCAGGCGAGATACTTTCTGCCCCACATCCTCGCGTTGTCGGTCAATTCACCCTTCTGGTGCGGCAGGGAAACGGGATGGAAGAGCTACCGGACGAAAGTTTTCGAGCGCTTCCCCCGTACAGGAATCCCCGACCCGTTCCGCTCGTGGGGTGAGTACAAAGAATTTCTCGACATACTGATCGCTTCCGATTGCCTGGACGACGGGAAAAAGATCTGGTGGGACCTCAGGATTCATCCATATTTTCCGACCATCGAGTACCGGATATGCGACGTTCCGATGAGAGTCGAGGAGACGATCTGCATCGCCGCGATCTTCCAGGCTCTGACTCATACTCTGTGGAAATTGCACAGGCGGAACATGAGCTGGCGACTGTATCGGCGGGCTTTGATCATGGAGAACAAGAATCGGGCGGCGAAGGCGGGTCTCGATGGAAAGCTCGTCGATTTTGGATTGATGACTCAGGTCGATACGAGGAGCCTCATCGAAGAGCTGCTCGAGCTGATCGCCGAGTCCGCGCGGGAGCTCGGTTGCCTCGAAGAAGTGCAGTATGCACACGAGATCATGAAAATGGGGCCCGGCGCCGACCGGCAGCTGCGGGTGTGGAAGGAGACACAGAGCCTCGAAGCCGTGGTGGACTACATCATGGCCGAGACCGAACGGGGGATCACGGCCTGA
- the mscL gene encoding large-conductance mechanosensitive channel protein MscL, whose translation MKSEFREFAVRGNVVDMAVGIIIGGAFATIARSLVEDIIMPPVGLILGGVDFKDFFAVLKSGTPPGPYVTIADAQASGAVTLNWGVFINNIVSFLIVAFAVFILVKAINRIRRAEVPVPEDPTTKVCEFCRLEVPVQATRCPNCTSELGSPGGVAPPPRA comes from the coding sequence CTGAAAAGCGAATTCCGGGAGTTTGCCGTACGAGGCAACGTCGTCGACATGGCCGTCGGGATCATCATCGGTGGTGCATTCGCCACGATCGCAAGGTCGCTCGTCGAGGACATCATCATGCCGCCGGTCGGTCTCATTCTCGGTGGCGTTGATTTCAAGGACTTCTTCGCTGTGCTGAAGTCGGGCACGCCCCCCGGACCCTACGTCACGATTGCCGACGCGCAGGCGTCCGGGGCGGTCACCCTCAACTGGGGCGTTTTCATCAACAACATCGTCAGCTTCCTCATCGTCGCCTTCGCTGTGTTCATCCTCGTCAAGGCGATCAACCGGATCCGCCGGGCAGAAGTCCCCGTACCGGAGGATCCGACGACGAAAGTCTGCGAATTCTGCCGGCTCGAAGTCCCCGTACAGGCCACCCGATGCCCCAACTGCACTTCCGAGCTGGGCTCGCCCGGGGGAGTCGCGCCGCCCCCGCGAGCCTAG
- a CDS encoding DinB family protein, translating to MERPIEKPEPDEYASFYRSYVEGLGDRDPLDLLGSQIASLRGMTETLDEEAEKARYAEGKWSVREVIGHLCDAERVFGYRALRFSRGDQSELPGFEENLYVSEGGADDVPLVDLVGELEAMRYANSRLFQRLRPEQWMRSGVASNARVTVRALMWILAGHFEHHLSVLRDRYGLAEPVASEL from the coding sequence ATGGAAAGACCAATTGAAAAGCCGGAGCCCGATGAATACGCCTCGTTTTACCGGTCCTACGTGGAAGGCCTGGGAGATCGGGATCCCCTGGATCTCCTCGGAAGCCAGATCGCCTCATTGCGGGGAATGACCGAGACGCTCGACGAGGAGGCTGAGAAAGCCCGTTATGCGGAGGGAAAATGGAGCGTCCGGGAAGTGATCGGTCATCTCTGCGACGCTGAGAGAGTCTTCGGCTATCGAGCGCTGCGCTTTTCGCGGGGGGATCAGTCGGAGCTGCCGGGATTCGAAGAGAACCTTTATGTATCCGAAGGCGGGGCGGACGACGTGCCCCTTGTGGATCTCGTCGGCGAGCTGGAGGCGATGAGGTACGCGAACAGCCGGCTCTTTCAGCGTTTGAGGCCGGAACAGTGGATGCGCTCGGGCGTCGCGAGCAACGCCAGGGTCACCGTCCGGGCTCTGATGTGGATTCTCGCCGGTCACTTCGAGCATCACCTGTCCGTGTTGAGGGACCGCTACGGTCTGGCAGAGCCGGTCGCCTCCGAGCTGTAA
- a CDS encoding response regulator, whose translation MARVLIVDDHMSDRELLFEYLDGAGFEVESCANGNAAWRELQAHERDYDVVLTDRLMPGMDGFELLERIKSNDRLASVPVILQSAVDDPKSMQEGIAKGAYYYVVKPYDREMLVSIVQTAANDHRRYRTLQEDVLRCTRAASLLKKGSFAFRTLSEAADLGTLIASTARDPENAVIGVTELLVNAVEHGTLGITYEEKTRLTERGEWEAEINRRASLPENADRFVRVDFEQTGEHLRITIEDDGPGFDWKRFLEVDPGRVFDTHGRGIAIANLLSFTDLRYEGRGNRVIGIIPAAESG comes from the coding sequence ATGGCGCGTGTACTGATCGTCGACGATCACATGTCGGATCGGGAGCTCCTGTTTGAATATCTCGACGGAGCCGGATTCGAGGTCGAGTCCTGCGCCAACGGTAACGCGGCCTGGCGCGAGCTTCAGGCTCACGAACGGGACTACGACGTAGTCCTGACCGACCGGCTCATGCCCGGAATGGATGGCTTCGAACTTCTGGAACGGATCAAGAGCAACGACCGGCTTGCTTCGGTACCAGTCATCCTTCAGTCTGCCGTCGATGATCCGAAGTCGATGCAGGAGGGGATCGCGAAGGGGGCTTATTACTACGTCGTCAAGCCCTATGATCGGGAGATGCTGGTCTCGATCGTCCAGACCGCTGCGAACGACCACAGACGGTACAGAACACTACAGGAGGACGTATTGCGTTGTACCCGCGCAGCGTCGCTGCTGAAAAAGGGGAGCTTTGCCTTCCGGACTCTGAGCGAGGCGGCCGACCTCGGCACCCTCATCGCCTCGACCGCCAGGGACCCGGAGAATGCGGTCATCGGAGTGACCGAGCTACTCGTCAATGCAGTCGAGCATGGCACCCTCGGAATCACCTACGAGGAGAAGACCCGGTTGACCGAACGCGGTGAATGGGAGGCGGAAATCAACCGACGCGCCTCCCTGCCGGAAAACGCCGACCGTTTTGTGAGAGTCGATTTCGAGCAGACCGGCGAGCACCTCCGCATCACGATCGAGGACGACGGCCCCGGATTCGACTGGAAGCGCTTTCTCGAAGTCGACCCCGGAAGAGTATTCGACACGCATGGACGCGGAATTGCGATTGCCAACCTGCTGAGTTTTACCGATCTTCGCTATGAAGGGCGAGGCAACCGGGTCATCGGCATCATCCCCGCGGCGGAAAGTGGTTAG
- a CDS encoding pyridoxal-phosphate dependent enzyme has protein sequence MKSATTTELGLENVEAAARRISSLVHRTPLLSSRIISERAGLEVRLKCENLQRSGSFKIRGATNAMRSLSAIDRRKGVIAYSSGNHAQAVALAARDAGVSATIVMPPDSMPSKLAATAAYGARIVTQDVTTANRREVAEKLAEKTGAVLIPPFDHPHIIAGAGTAALEILEDWPDVRTIITPLGGGGLLAGTALAARRSPGVVIVGSEPLAGNDGQRSLQSGQIVTIAPPATIADGARTTAVGDLNFQIIRESVADIITVDDATLLEITRFAISRTKLLIEPTGALGLAALLSSANPAIQGPVAVIISGGNVDLERLSG, from the coding sequence GTGAAATCAGCAACCACCACAGAGCTCGGGCTGGAGAACGTCGAGGCCGCTGCCCGGCGGATTTCCTCCCTGGTTCACCGGACCCCCCTTCTCTCCAGTCGCATCATTTCGGAACGTGCCGGACTGGAGGTGAGACTCAAGTGCGAAAACCTCCAGAGATCGGGGTCGTTCAAGATACGAGGCGCCACCAATGCGATGCGCTCGCTTTCGGCCATCGATCGCCGTAAAGGTGTCATCGCTTACTCGTCGGGAAACCATGCCCAGGCCGTTGCGCTCGCCGCTCGGGATGCGGGGGTATCGGCCACGATCGTGATGCCGCCCGATTCGATGCCTTCTAAGCTCGCCGCAACCGCCGCCTACGGAGCCCGAATCGTCACTCAGGATGTGACGACGGCCAACCGGAGGGAAGTCGCCGAGAAGCTCGCCGAAAAGACCGGAGCCGTCCTCATCCCCCCCTTCGACCACCCGCACATCATTGCAGGCGCCGGAACCGCCGCCCTCGAGATCCTCGAGGATTGGCCGGACGTCCGCACGATCATCACCCCCCTCGGAGGAGGGGGACTACTCGCAGGCACCGCGCTGGCCGCCCGGCGATCGCCCGGAGTCGTGATCGTCGGAAGCGAGCCGTTGGCCGGGAACGACGGGCAGCGCTCTCTCCAATCCGGTCAGATCGTCACCATCGCCCCCCCCGCCACTATCGCGGACGGCGCCCGAACGACCGCTGTCGGTGATTTGAACTTCCAGATCATCCGGGAAAGCGTGGCCGACATCATCACGGTCGACGACGCGACTCTGCTCGAGATCACTCGCTTCGCCATCAGCCGGACGAAGCTTCTCATCGAGCCGACTGGCGCGCTCGGTCTGGCAGCTCTTCTCTCGAGCGCGAATCCCGCCATTCAAGGGCCGGTAGCCGTCATCATCTCCGGCGGAAACGTCGACCTCGAGCGGCTTTCCGGATGA